One genomic window of Mercenaria mercenaria strain notata chromosome 2, MADL_Memer_1, whole genome shotgun sequence includes the following:
- the LOC128548874 gene encoding uncharacterized protein LOC128548874, with product MPTSGKPKKKCVAKQHPNENQSVRQEGRPEEDIILHCWIRGDSVGAAAAAQAEVDALERMSHRDNESMVDVSVKDLNLQTLPNTNTEDKVTAYFDSAVGISPILAKLPLNIQERWASKANSYKETHNVHFPPFSLFATFIHDQAKIKNDQSLPSCDRQKITANGTSDFRKPVNARKTDVTDRKSMEEFCPLHRRNHSLNKCRAFKSKSISERKQFLKNNRICFKCCDSNRHQAKECRILVKCSDRCSSNHTGAMHVASSSPPQQNGGEREGTNDTVHNKCTQICGNGHGKSCAKSVLVNVFSSENPSNVVKCYAMLDEQSNRSLVKPELFTLFDIDSQEFEYTLNSCAGTHVTHGRRASNCVIQSVDGSVSYDLPTLIECSDIPNNREEIYSPHDANCHPHLSPIAGCIPDIDDKAEILLLIDLVEAHHVNDQVLGPPGAPFAQKLGLGWVVIGEVCIGKVHARDQVNVNKTQILNNGRPSLFQPCSNRFVLDERVCSLYDPVFVQEPNDDKSSFSVEDRECLSIMDNGFNKKTTSGKWTAPLPFRSPRQRLPNNKYEALRRAKFFHTSLQKNHEKKEHMTEFMGKILLNGHAEVAPDLLDGEECWYLPIFGVYNSKKPGKIRGVFDSSAAYQGVSLNSVLLTGPDLTNNLLGVLMRFRKELVAVAADIEQMFYCFEVNKEHRNFLRFLWYQDND from the exons ATGCCCACGTCtggaaaaccaaagaaaaagtgTGTGGCCAAACAGCACCCCAATGAAAACCAAAGTGTACGGCAAGAAGGAAGACCTGAAGAAGACATCATCCTTCATTGCTGGATCAGGGGTGACAGTGTaggcg CAGCAGCGGCTGCCCAAGCTGAAGTGGACGCTTTGGAAAGAATGTCGCATAGAGATAATGAAAGCATGGTTGATGTAAGTGTAAAAGACCTGAATTTACAAACACTACCAAATACTAACACAGAAGATAAAGTTACAG CTTACTTTGATTCAGCAGTAGGAATATCTCCCATTCTAGCAAAACTACCCTTGAACATTCAAGAGAGATGGGCTTCAAAAGCAAACAGTTACAAGGAAACACACAACGTTCATTTTCCCCCGTTCTCATTGTTTGCCACCTTCATACACGATCAAGCAAAGATCAAAAATGATCAAAGTCTCCCTTCTTGTGATCGTCAAAAAATTACCGCTAATGGTACATCTGATTTTAGAAAACCGGTTAATGCTAGGAAAACTGATGTCACAGACCGCAAGTCTATGGAGGAATTCTGCCCATTACATAGGAGAAACCACAGTCTAAATAAATGTCGAGCATTCAAATCAAAAAGTATTAGTGAAAGAAAgcaatttctgaaaaataatagaatttgtttcaAGTGTTGTGATTCAAATAGGCATCAAGCAAAAGAGTGTCGTATTTTAGTAAAATGTAGTGATCGTTGTAGTTCAAATCACACTGGTGCTATGCATGTGGCAAGTTCAAGTCCTCCACAACAGAATGGCGGGGAGCGAGAAGGAACAAATGATACTGTTCATAACAAATGTACACAGATTTGTGGCAACGGACATGGAAAATCTTGTGCTAAATCTGTACTAGTTAATGTTTTTAGTTCTGAAAACCCATCAAATGTTGTCAAATGTTATGCAATGTTAGACGAACAAAGTAACAGGTCACTTGTTAAACCAGAGTTGTTTACACTTTTTGATATAGATAGTCAAGAGTTTGAGTACACACTAAATTCTTGCGCTGGCACACATGTTACACATGGTCGCCGAGCATCTAATTGTGTCATTCAGTCCGTAGATGGTTCTGTTAGTTACGACTTGCCCACACTCATTGAATGTTCAGACATCCCAAACAATCGTGAAGAGATCTATTCTCCTCATGATGCAAATTGCCATCCACATTTATCCCCCATTGCTGGCTGCATACCAGACATTGATgataaagctgaaattttgctACTGATAGATCTTGTAGAAGCACATCATGTAAATGATCAAGTCTTAGGTCCCCCTGGAGCTCCTTTTGCTCAGAAGCTAGGACTAGGATGGGTAGTGATTGGTGAGGTATGTATTGGTAAAGTCCATGCTCGGGATCAAGTAAATGTCAACAAAACTCAGATTTTGAACAATGGTCGCCCGTCATTGTTTCAGCCATGTAGTAATAGATTTGTTTTGGATGAAAGAGTTTGTAGCTTGTATGACCCTGTATTTGTTCAAGAGCCGAATGATGATAAGTCTTCCTTTTCTGTAGAGGATAGAGAATGTTTGAGTATCATGGATAatggttttaataaaaaaaccaCTAGTGGTAAGTGGACTGCTCCACTCCCTTTCAGGTCCCCTAGGCAGAGGTTACCCAATAACAAATATGAAGCTCTTAGACGTGCTAAGTTTTTTCATACTAGCTTGCAGAAGAATCATGAAAAGAAGGAACATATGACAGAGTTCATGGGCAAAATACTGTTAAATGGTCATGCTGAAGTTGCACCAGATTTACTAGATGGGGAGGAATGTTGGTACTTACCAATATTTGgtgtttataattcaaaaaagccTGGTAAGATCAGAGGTGTTTTTGACTCGTCAGCTGCATATCAGGGAGTATCtttgaattcagtgttgttaacAGGTCCAGACCTTACTAACAACTTATTAGGCGTTTTGATGAGGTTCAGGAAAGAACTTGTAGCAGTTGCTGCAGACATCGaacaaatgttttattgttttgagGTTAATAAGGAACACCGGAACTTTTTGCGGTTCCTTTGGTATCAAGACAACGATTAG
- the LOC123561954 gene encoding ribonuclease H-like produces MKAKLEGLTKNRLKRGSFAHEAKKLNKTFAKHLGQPTTPFTVQDLPEPWKHDQSNLTIRTNVPGLSPGTSDEMIKLSFTQAMIQDTYPSETWTHVFTDGSASAAIKGGGAGIFILYTSGRSETNSIPTGRHCTNYRAEVEAIKQAIKLIEESPESCPNVIIFTDALSVLQALENSKQTSISRVLFSLCKTRAVSLQWIPAHCGVPGNENADRLVKLGAEITSHKMPLLTRRR; encoded by the coding sequence atgaaagccaaatTAGAAGGGCTTACCAAAAACCGTTTAAAAAGAGGCAGCTTTGCACATGAAGCCAAGAAGCTCAACAAAACCTTTGCAAAGCATCTTGGACAACCCACTACTCCCTTCACTGTTCAAGATCTACCAGAGCCATGGAAACATGACCAATCCAACCTGACTATACGTACCAATGTTCCTGGTCTTTCCCCAGGTACTTCAGATGAAATGATCAAGCTATCCTTTACACAGGCCATGATCCAAGACACATATCCGTCAGAGACATGGACACATGTGTTCACAGACGGCTCAGCCTCAGCTGCAATAAAAGGCGGAGGAGCTGGCATCTTCATACTGTATACCTCGGGAAGATCAGAGACAAATAGTATCCCAACCGGGAGGCACTGTACCAACTATAGAGCAGAGGTTGAGGCCATCAAACAAGCTATTAAACTCATTGAGGAGTCTCCAGAGAGCTGCCCCAACGTGATTATCTTCACGGATGCTCTGTCAGTACTCCAAGCACTGGAAAATTCCAAACAAACATCCATCTCCAGGGTACTGTTCAGTCtatgcaaaacaagagctgtGTCCTTACAATGGATACCTGCACACTGTGGTGTACCTGGAAATGAGAATGCAGACAGATTAGTCAAGCTTGGAGCTGAGATAACCAGCCACAAAATGCCATTACTCACGAGGAGAAGGTGA